A portion of the Betta splendens chromosome 2, fBetSpl5.4, whole genome shotgun sequence genome contains these proteins:
- the cideb gene encoding cell death activator CIDE-B has translation MDSTSSFIKTVTRRVWSPPQRPFRVSCHNRETRKGVTAGTLEELKERVCQVLLLSLSTVSLVCEEDGTEVDSDEFLMTLPDNTALMALEAGQRWRPQAGAVLPKSKDKARTGRDIARVTFDLYRLSPKDVFGSLSVKATFQGLYSVSADFQCLGPKKILRETLRLASTLLHAAGHLLITSATLIRRVIEGAEFWQPQRAEYIKSWN, from the exons ATGGATTCCACATCTTCATTTATCAA GACAGTAACCAGGCGAGTGTGGTCCCCACCACAGAGGCCGTTCAGAGTGAGCTGTCACAACAGGGAGACCAGGAAGGGTGTCACAGCTGGgaccctggaggagctgaaggagagg GTCTGCCAGGTCTTGCTGCTGTCTCTGTCCACGGTGTCTCTGGTCTGTGAGGAGGACGGTACAGAGGTGGACTCGGACGAGTTTCTCATGACCCTCCCTGATAACACTGCGCTCATGGCTCTGGAAGCTGGACAGAGGTGGAGACCACAAGCA GGAGCAGTTCTGCCCAAATCCAAAGACAAAGCAAGGACTGGGAGAGACATTGCTCgcgtcacctttgacctctacagGCTGAGCCCAAAGGATGTGTTTGGTTCTCTGAGTGTGAAGGCCACGTTTCAAGGCCTGTACTCTGTGAGCGCTGACTTCCAGTGTCTCGGACCCAAGAAAATCCTCAG AGAAACCCTGCGCTTGGCCTCCACCCTCCTGCACGCTGCCGGACACCTGCTTATCACTTCTGCCACCCTGATCCGGCGCGTTATTGAAGGAGCTGAGTTCTGGCAGCCACAGAGGGCAGAGTACATAAAGAGCTGGAACTAA
- the dhrs4 gene encoding dehydrogenase/reductase SDR family member 4 has product MNVTVMLRSVFRRLLKTNPVAGQRSMSQSSLAGKVAIVTASTDGIGLATAEALGKRGAHVVISSRRQANVDKAVALLQSRSVQVTGTTCNVGIGEDREKLVKMTLDKCGAIDILVSNAAVNPFFGNIMDSTEDVWDKILSVNVKSAFLLTKLVVPHMEKRGGGNVVFVSSVAGYQPMHALGPYSVSKTALLGLTRALAPELAHSNIRVNCVAPGIIKTRLSAALWQNEAIMDEFKKQLSIKRIGEPKEIGGVIAFLCSEEASYITGETITVTGGMSSRL; this is encoded by the exons ATGAACGTCACG GTCATGTTAAGAAGTGTTTTCAGGCGCCTACTCAAAACTAATCCTGTTGCTGGACAAAGAAGCATGTCTCAAAGCAGTCTTGCTGGGAAGGTGGCCATAGTCACAGCCTCTACGGATGG GATTGGTCTAGCTACAGCTGAGGCTCTGGGCAAGAGAGGAGCACATGTGGTGATCAGCAGCCGGCGCCAGGCCAATGTGGACAAGGCtgtggcgctgctgcagagccggAGCGTCCAGGTGACTGGGACTACCTGTAATGTTGGCATTggagaggacagagaaaaaCTGGTTAAAATG ACCTTAGATAAGTGTGGGGCCATCGACATCCTTGTATCCAATGCAGCAGTCAATCCTTTTTTTGGAAACATCATGGACTCCACTGAGGATGTCTGGGACAAG ATCCTTTCTGTAAATGTGAAATCAGCTTTTCTCCTGACCAAGCTGGTGGTGCCTCATATGGAAAAGAGGGG AGGAGGAAATGTGGTATTTGTCTCATCGGTTGCTGGATACCAACCGATGCAT GCTTTAGGTCCGTACAGCGTGAGTAAAACAGCTCTGCTGGGTCTGACGCGGGCACTGGCTCCTGAGCTCGCTCACAGCAACATAAGAGTCAACTGCGTGGCCCCTGGTATTATCAAGACCCGCTTAAGCGCTGCG TTATGGCAAAATGAGGCCATCATGGATGAGTTCAAAAAGCAACTGAGTATtaaaag AATCGGAGAGCCCAAGGAAATCGGTGGGGTGATTGCCTTCTTGTGCTCTGAGGAGGCTTCCTACATCACTGGAGAGACCATCACAGTTACTGGAGGGATGAGCAGTCGACTGTGA
- the efs gene encoding embryonal Fyn-associated substrate, translating into MSVSTVLAKALFDNAAESPEELAFRKGDILMVLEQEQSGGPGWWLCSLHGRQGIAPANRLRLLQTAPPPGSDLQRGLSKESVYLSPGSPLARTAVSSSAEDIDGVYCSPPVVSEGRGAGAASRAGELLRVEGGRPRSHSSSGTRPRPDWDLGVTGRPRSPSLRGRGTEMAGTLYQTPVTPVPAAAHGRQPGALLVSESVYLSPTGVPRVADEPEDTTYLVPRETLTSDLEDCYLVPKGTPLAGDDIYQSPTGGGVATSNGPSVLSGTAVVSQETTGMYQTPTPVGSSLHMTSATALAHQHPCQLSATQVTPRPLPKGVSPSSGVARGKPALACHRGSPLLVRAGQVRVPGSPNPARKPPPPAPPVRGVTRKDAPQTGKATADCNSVSKPTAHVTPSSLQQEENKQWGTPQRKDQTNGNMHSQKGETLNTSDVVDDQVYDTPPSGRWQRPIPPGLADDDGIYDTPRSVPPHADSDKEVYDVPAITLNVSSSDVQPDEVDEVYSVPTLPGVPLGPGESTTALPSEDAIQFGQVCCVPGPEKRSSGGDHHQDSSEPDGGIYDMPALTIEVLPHSSSSSSTSTRRLSVSSNGSGDVQWRASLSGLVQSVLSTASCSASTLSSRDLATSLAEILSTWKASHSGDPPPPLQQAWARLSDLLPALSAVGIAPPSEGLLSLVQRSLEECAHLLQVQGRPRLPSQESLSRRPLPALPVPDGKSSGGGMGSRKGSWIQERPLPPTPQPSFPLPPTPPTVTLTMGPADEDDPSNEYAGIGLTPIPVAVPSGDSVGYVKLQGKPEPLPNALVENGQTQEPRLTPSPPLPVSLSLEDSELLSFYSSQSLAHLSCLADAIDVLFTSVQGNQPPRIFVARGKSLIVTAHKLVFIGDTLSRLLSSADLRAKITTSGGRLCQALKAVVVATKGAAQNYPSVSASQEMVDRVAELSQQAAGFSTLLQRLAEISS; encoded by the exons ATGTCCGTCTCC ACGGTATTGGCAAAGGCGCTGTTTGACAACGCTGCTGAAAGCCCAGAAGAGCTGGCTTTCCGGAAAGGTGACATTCTGATGGTTCTTGAGCAGGAGCAGAGTGGGGGGCCTGGTTGGTGGCTCTGCTCCCTGCATGGCAGACAGGGCATTGCTCCCGCCAaccgcctccgcctcctgcaGACCGCCCCACCCCCAGGTTCAGACCTCCAGCGTGGCCTCAGTAAGGAGTCGGTCTACCTGTCACCTGGTTCCCCTTTGGCCCGGACTGCTGTCAGCAGTAGTGCCGAGGACATCGATGGGGTTTACTGCTCCCCTCCAGTCGTAAGTGaaggacgaggagctggagctgcctcAAGGGCTGGGGAACTTCTCAGAGTTGAAGGTGGGCGCCCACGCTCCCACTCTAGCTCTGGCACGCGACCCAGACCCGACTGGGATCTTGGGGTGACAGGACGTCCGCGGTCACCCTCTCTGAGAGGACGAGGTACCGAAATGGCAGGAACACTTTATCAGACTCCAGTAACTCctgtacctgcagcagctcatgggAGACAGCCTGGAGCTCTCCTGGTCTCAGAGTCTGTGTACCTCTCACCTACTGGAGTGCCTAGAGTGGCGGATGAGCCAGAGGATACTACATATCTGGTCCCTAGAGAAACACTAACATCAGACTTGGAAGACTGTTACTTGGTACCCAAAGGTACACCACTTGCAGGTGATGATATTTACCAGTCCCCAACAGGAGGGGGTGTGGCCACCTCTAATGGTCCTTCTGTACTCAGTGGAACTGCTGTGGTCAGCCAGGAGACCACTGGGATGTACCAGACACCCACCCCTGTGGGATCGAGCCTTCATATGACTTCAGCCACTGCTTTGGCCCACCAGCACCCATGCCAGTTATCCGCTACTCAAGTAACTCCCAGACCTCTGCCGAAGGGAGTTTCACCCAGTTCTGGCGTGGCCAGGGGTAAACCTGCTCTGGCCTGTCATCGGGGGTCCCCTTTACTGGTCAGAGCCGGGCAGGTCAGGGTTCCAGGATCACCAAATCCTGCCCGcaagcctcctcctcctgcacctcctgtaaGGGGCGTCACCAGGAAAGATGCTCCACAAACCGGAAAGGCAACAGCCGATTGCAACAGCGTCTCTAAACCCACTGCTCATGTCACCCCTTCAAGTCTGCAGCAAGAGGAGAACAAACAGTGGGGCACTCCTCAGCGCAAGGACCAGACCAACGGCAACATGCACAGCCAAAAAGGAGAAACTCTGAACACATCAGATGTTGTGGACGACCAG GTTTATGATACCCCTCCTAGTGGCAGGTGGCAGCGTCCAATCCCACCCGGCCTCGCAGACGATGATGGCATCTATGACACACCTCGCAGTGTCCCACCACACGCCGACTCTGACAAAGAG GTCTATGACGTCCCTGCCATCACTTTGAACGTGTCCTCTTCAGATGTTCAACCTGATGAAGTTGATGAAGTCTACAGTGTTCCTACGCTACCAGGTGTGCCTTTGGGGCCAGGGGAGTCCACAACTGCTCTCCCCAGTGAGGATGCTATCCAGTTTGGACAAGTCTGCTGTGTCCCTGGACCTGAAAAACGAAGCAGTGGTGGAGATCACCATCAAGACTCTTCTGAGCCCGACGGTGGCATCTATGATATGCCCGCTTTGACCATTGAAGTCCTCCCCcactcttcttcatcctcctccacctctactcGCCGCCTCTCTGTTTCCAGTAACGGTTCAGGTGATGTGCAGTGGAGAGCCTCCCTTTCCGGTCTTGTCCAGTCAGTGCTGAGCacagcctcctgctctgcctccactctgTCATCACGGGACCTGGCCACCTCATTGGCTGAAATCCTGTCCACCTGGAAAGCCAGTCATTCGGGTGatccaccaccacctcttcAGCAGGCTTGGGCTCGTCTGTCAGACCTGCTGCCAGCATTGTCTGCTGTCGGCATTGCTCCTCCATCTGAGGGTCTCCTGTCTCTGGTCCAGCGCTCCCTTGAGGAGTGTGCCCACCTCTTGCAGGTCCAGGgccgaccacgtctgccttcCCAAGAATCCTTGTCCCGCAGGCCATTACCTGCTCTCCCAGTGCCTGATGGGAAGTCATCTGGAGGTGGTATGGGCTCTCGTAAGGGTAGCTGGATCCAGGAAAGGCCCCTACCCCCAACCCCTCAGCCTTCCTTCCCCTTGCCCCCAACACCCCCCACTGTGACTCTTACAATGGGACCTGCTGATGAAGACGACCCTAGCAATGAGTATGCTGGGATCGGCTTGACCCCCATCCCAGTCGCTGTACCTTCTGGAGACAGTGTTGGATATGTTAAGCTGCAG GGTAAACCTGAGCCTCTTCCTAATGCCTTGGTGGAGAACGGCCAAACACAGGAGCCAAGG TTGACTCCATCCCCTCCATTGCCGGTGTCCCTGTCCCTGGAGGACTCTGAGCTGCTGTCCTTCTACTCGTCTCAAAGCCTTGCCCACCTGTCTTGCCTGGCAGACGCCATTGATGTGCTGTTCACCAGTGTACAGGGGAACCAGCCGCCCCGCATCTTTGTCGCTCGAGGAAAGAGCCTAATTGTGACGGCGCACAAACTGGTGTTCATTGGTGACACTCTCTCCCGGCTTCTCAGTTCTGCTGACCTCCGGGCCAAG ATCACAACCTCAGGGGGACGACTCTGCCAGGCCTTGAAGGCAGTTGTCGTGGCCACAAAAGGTGCTGCACAAAACTACCCCTCAGTATCTGCCAGCCAGGAGATGGTGGACCGTGTTGCTGAGCTCTCCCAGCAAGCCGCTGGCTTCTCCACTCTGCTCCAGCGTCTGGCAGAAATATCTTCATGA
- the tinf2 gene encoding TERF1-interacting nuclear factor 2, protein MTTSKPNEHDVSLPFAALQLLAPPVRLVSAAVWKVMKQRDVLQYGVLEEFVTSACEAVPGLLTIRHQGKLALGLRARLILELCYNQPDVKLVEPHLRRIRTSDPSSSAPTAMKDAKVIKAAKKFDLLVHTLLSNPSKREQFFKEEFPLEYGPVFDQELEKLLWEFLIRLDQLLPVPNLAQTVSWLSGAPPVLEQCARAATQPQLLKTVLQHQSCLGHLEPAASLPQNMGDSILDSLSLPLSGRVASDESTQIRKCAVDKCTDGAQTTGNLRFITPVIGLIANEDVPCMISASKKTVTPINATNVFIDPKENLQIPIDDGKKGEKHMQKKTNSSRRSLKRKLYHPVQSQTDSDSDEEYESLGMAKSAQKSFTRVRQTTGDLRTDSTEVKETQTGKNEACNTSVLVTCMSKLGLKTLHLPEEPSLRSVYLSCLHSQPRVIVRKLPVAHQPGRKQQGGRRQSSVKPAARKPFNKRQNRDSDLPDWDNKENHPALAGVSSSPSHHLNNTDEQELPGDNEDYVADSEDEVTKNLKGRLFMKRYYRTRHGTYIPTLREFWKPAKMQRSSKRR, encoded by the exons ATGACCACAAGCAAACCCAACGAGCACG ACGTCAGCCTCCCCTTCGCcgccctccagctcctcgcgcCCCCGGTGCGTCTGGTGTCGGCAGCCGTTTGGAAGGTGATGAAGCAGAGGGACGTGCTGCAGTACGGGGTGCTGGAGGAGTTCGTAACCTCCGCCTGCGAGGCGGTCCCCGGGCTGCTCACCATCAGACACCAGGGCAAGCTGGCTCTGGGGCTGCGAGCGCGG TTAATCTTGGAGCTGTGCTACAACCAGCCTGACGTCAAGCTGGTGGAGCCTCACCTGAGGAGGATTCGGACCTCTGAcccgtcctcctctgctcctacTGCG ATGAAAGATGCTAAAGTGATAAAAGCAGCAAAGAAATTTGACTTGTTGGTGCACACACTGCTCTCAAACCCGTCCAAGAGAGAGCAGTTCTTCAAG GAGGAGTTTCCTTTGGAATATGGTCCAGTGTTCGACCAGGAATTAGAGAAACTACTGTGGGAATTTTTGATCCGTCTTGACCAACTGCTGCCTGTTCCCAACCTAGCTCAG ACCGTGTCGTGGCTCAGTGGCGCTCCACCTGTCCTGGAGCAGTGTGCCCGTGCAGCCACCCAACCTCAGCTTCTGAAAACCGTGCTTCAGCATCAAAGCTGTCTAGGTCACCTGGAGCCGGCAG CATCTCTTCCACAAAACATGGGAGACTCTATTCTGGATTCACTTTCTCTGCCCCTGTCTGGAAGAGTAGCTTCAGATGAATCAACACAAATTAGAAAGTGTGCTGTGGACAAGTGCACAGATGGTGCACAGACAACAGGCAACTTGCGATTCATTACGCCTGTTATTGGATTAATAGCAAATGAAGATGTGCCATGTATGATTTCTGCCAGTAAAAAGACAGTCACTCCAATCAATGCAACAAACGTGTTCATAGACCCAAAGGAGAACTTGCAAATACCCATAGATGATgggaagaaaggagaaaaacacatgcagaagAAGACCAATTCCTCCAGAAGAAGTCTTAAAAGGAAACTCTACCATCCTGTTCAAAGTCAAACTGATTCTGACTCTGATGAGGAGTATGAATCTTTAGGAATGGCCAAATCTGCTCAAAAGAGCTTTACTAGAGTGAGGCAGACCACAGGTGATCTAAGAACTGACAGCACTGaagtaaaagaaacacaaactggaaagAATGAGGCGTGTAACACGTCAGTGCTGGTGACCTGTATGAGCAAACTGGGTCTGAAAACGCTCCACCTGCCAGAAGAGCCATCCCTCCGCTCCGTGTATCTGTCCTGTCTGCACAGCCAACCCAGAGTCATTGTTAGAAAACTGCCAGTGGCTCACCAGCCTGGTAGAAAgcagcagggtgggaggaggcagTCGTCAGTCAAACCTGCAGCTCGTAAACCATTCAACAAGCGTCAAAACCGTGACTCAGATTTGCCTGACTGGGATAATAAAGA AAACCACCCTGCGTTAGCTGGAGTAAGCAGCTCTCCCTCCCATCATTTGAATAACACAG ACGAACAGGAGCTTCCAGGTGACAATGAAGACTATGTAGCTGATTCTGAAGATGAGGTGACCAAGAACTTGAAAGGCAGG CTGTTTATGAAGCGCTACTACAGGACCAGACATGGCACGTATATTCCCACACTCAGGGAATTCTGGAAACCTGCAAAAATGCAGCGCAGCAGTAAACGCAGATGA